Proteins encoded within one genomic window of Dyadobacter chenhuakuii:
- a CDS encoding DMT family transporter, with protein sequence MHWIFLFLAFLIGISNAVQSGVNVQLRESFNNPILAALTSFFVGFIVLLIAFACFNQNPIPSISDIKQVSWTRFMGGVLGAFYVLTVIFIVRNIGPANMICLVVAGQMIAAIAIDHYGLQGFAVHPITLPRIAGAILLVAGVYLILKN encoded by the coding sequence ATGCACTGGATTTTCCTCTTTTTAGCTTTCTTGATTGGCATCAGCAACGCGGTTCAGTCCGGCGTGAATGTGCAATTGCGTGAGTCGTTCAACAATCCGATTTTAGCGGCATTGACATCCTTTTTTGTCGGTTTTATAGTGCTGTTGATTGCATTCGCCTGTTTTAATCAAAACCCCATTCCCAGCATTTCAGATATTAAGCAGGTTTCCTGGACAAGGTTTATGGGAGGCGTTTTGGGCGCTTTTTATGTGCTTACCGTAATTTTTATAGTGAGAAATATTGGTCCCGCTAATATGATCTGCCTGGTTGTGGCCGGCCAGATGATCGCCGCCATCGCTATTGATCATTACGGTTTGCAAGGATTTGCCGTGCATCCGATCACATTGCCGCGCATTGCCGGGGCTATTTTGTTAGTTGCTGGCGTTTACCTGATTCTGAAAAACTAA
- the nuoK gene encoding NADH-quinone oxidoreductase subunit NuoK yields MTSIPLQHFLIVAAALFCIGLAIAVTKRHFIGILLGIELMLNAVNINLVAFSQYDPERLSGQLFSLFVIVVAAAEVAIALAIILRVYGHYQTVDPDEVDELKK; encoded by the coding sequence ATGACCTCCATTCCGTTACAACATTTTCTTATCGTTGCTGCTGCACTTTTTTGCATTGGTCTTGCTATTGCTGTCACAAAACGACATTTTATCGGCATATTGCTTGGGATCGAATTAATGCTGAATGCAGTGAATATCAATCTGGTAGCATTCAGTCAATATGATCCTGAACGGTTGAGCGGGCAGCTTTTTTCGCTTTTTGTCATTGTGGTGGCTGCGGCCGAAGTGGCTATTGCGCTGGCGATAATCTTACGCGTTTATGGTCATTATCAGACGGTTGACCCCGACGAAGTGGATGAACTGAAGAAGTAA
- a CDS encoding NADH-quinone oxidoreductase subunit J family protein, with product MEIAAFYGFSLLAIIAALFILFSKNLIYGAFALFLAFLGVAALYILAGADFLGVTQIMIYVGGILVLLIFGIMLTQKKKSDDSQHHNRVEILLSREVWGFLLGAGVFVMLVKIISSANFKMTGDLISSRSTIKTIGVELMTSHLLPFEIAAILLLVALVGAAYLAMNRNPAP from the coding sequence ATGGAAATTGCAGCATTTTATGGGTTTTCACTTCTCGCAATCATTGCTGCGCTTTTCATATTATTTTCCAAAAACCTCATTTATGGTGCATTTGCACTGTTCCTGGCTTTTTTAGGCGTTGCAGCATTATACATTCTGGCCGGCGCGGACTTTCTTGGCGTAACGCAGATCATGATTTACGTTGGCGGGATCCTGGTTTTATTGATCTTCGGGATCATGCTTACGCAGAAAAAGAAAAGCGACGATTCGCAGCATCATAATCGTGTTGAAATCCTGCTTAGTCGTGAAGTTTGGGGGTTTTTGCTCGGTGCAGGCGTTTTCGTGATGCTCGTGAAAATCATTTCGTCCGCAAATTTCAAGATGACTGGCGATCTGATCAGCAGCCGGTCCACCATTAAGACGATTGGTGTAGAACTCATGACCAGCCATCTGCTCCCGTTCGAAATCGCTGCTATTTTATTACTGGTTGCCTTGGTTGGCGCTGCCTATCTCGCTATGAACCGTAATCCTGCGCCATGA
- a CDS encoding 4Fe-4S dicluster domain-containing protein: MSTYFKNISEGISTTVTGMRLTLRHLWNARKRRRMVDIRSDDFFGGQEGMVTIQYPQETIPIPDNGRYRLHNEIDDCIVCDKCVKVCPVDCIDIEPIKAIEEIGKASDGSSIRLYAAKFDIDMAKCCYCGLCTTVCPTECLTMTKTFDYSELDVRDMVYNYTNLTPEEADEKRRLLEQFQKEKEALKAAPKPAVTAEKPAATPARPVFKPGMKPKVQDTEAEAKEEAPVTKPPRPAFLPKKPAPAAEKTEPVNVDPVNAEPINVEPVNVNPVNADPVIKEETFEAKVEEAPKPAPKLPFRPSMKPKVASQEKTDVVPTDIVPGEEVSPAEAPKPAARPVFKPTMKPKSKE; the protein is encoded by the coding sequence TTGTCGACGTATTTTAAAAACATATCGGAAGGAATCAGCACCACAGTGACCGGAATGCGGCTGACGCTGAGGCATTTGTGGAATGCACGGAAGCGCCGTAGAATGGTGGATATCCGTTCAGATGATTTTTTTGGAGGGCAGGAGGGGATGGTTACGATCCAGTATCCGCAGGAAACCATTCCGATCCCCGACAATGGCCGCTATCGTTTGCACAATGAAATCGACGATTGCATTGTCTGCGATAAATGTGTGAAAGTTTGCCCGGTTGATTGTATTGATATTGAGCCGATTAAGGCAATAGAGGAAATTGGAAAAGCATCTGACGGATCGTCGATCCGGTTGTATGCCGCGAAGTTCGACATTGATATGGCGAAATGCTGCTATTGCGGACTATGCACGACAGTTTGCCCGACAGAATGTCTTACCATGACCAAGACGTTCGATTACAGTGAGTTAGACGTTCGGGATATGGTTTACAATTATACCAATCTGACGCCCGAAGAAGCAGATGAGAAACGCCGCCTGCTTGAACAATTCCAGAAAGAAAAAGAAGCATTAAAAGCAGCTCCGAAACCGGCTGTGACGGCTGAAAAACCAGCGGCAACTCCGGCAAGACCTGTGTTTAAGCCGGGTATGAAGCCGAAAGTCCAGGATACTGAAGCCGAGGCGAAAGAGGAAGCGCCGGTTACAAAACCACCACGCCCGGCTTTCTTACCAAAGAAACCAGCGCCTGCTGCGGAAAAGACGGAGCCTGTTAATGTTGACCCGGTTAATGCAGAGCCGATTAATGTAGAGCCGGTTAATGTTAATCCGGTTAATGCCGATCCGGTAATTAAGGAAGAAACATTCGAAGCGAAAGTTGAGGAGGCGCCAAAGCCGGCACCGAAACTGCCTTTCAGGCCATCCATGAAACCGAAGGTTGCCTCACAAGAAAAGACCGATGTTGTTCCTACGGATATTGTTCCTGGTGAGGAAGTTAGCCCAGCGGAAGCTCCCAAACCAGCAGCACGGCCAGTTTTCAAGCCAACGATGAAACCGAAGTCTAAAGAATAG
- a CDS encoding thioredoxin family protein, translated as MKNVADLFPLAVTENAYSYADYMRLMEKVVLEKRTTGEKQSEDLNHYTRLNLARMQRLNKTVVVTEELKETINNVTIPQTWYILTEAWCGDASQNIPPIVAATLTNPLITVKILLRDENPTIMDAYLTNGGKSIPKLIAVDEDFNELFTWGPRPEEGQEMMRAYKANPVKSYQEFSEEMQRWYIADKSLSLQRELRVLLKGVWLKNEF; from the coding sequence ATGAAAAACGTAGCAGATCTCTTTCCATTGGCCGTCACTGAAAATGCATATTCCTACGCAGATTATATGCGCTTAATGGAAAAAGTTGTCTTGGAAAAAAGGACAACTGGCGAAAAACAATCCGAGGATCTTAACCATTATACCAGGCTGAACCTGGCCCGGATGCAGCGCCTGAACAAGACAGTGGTGGTGACGGAAGAGTTGAAAGAAACCATTAACAACGTTACGATCCCGCAGACCTGGTATATTCTGACGGAAGCGTGGTGTGGTGATGCTTCACAAAATATCCCGCCCATTGTTGCGGCGACATTAACTAATCCGCTGATCACAGTCAAAATTTTATTGCGTGATGAAAATCCGACGATTATGGACGCTTATCTGACCAACGGCGGAAAATCGATTCCTAAATTGATTGCTGTAGACGAGGATTTTAATGAGCTTTTCACCTGGGGACCGAGGCCGGAAGAAGGACAGGAAATGATGAGGGCTTATAAGGCCAATCCGGTAAAAAGTTATCAGGAATTTTCGGAAGAAATGCAGCGCTGGTATATCGCAGACAAGTCGCTGAGCTTGCAGCGGGAATTACGGGTGCTATTGAAAGGTGTTTGGTTGAAAAATGAGTTTTAA
- a CDS encoding glycosyltransferase family 4 protein gives MRQMHILLIHQYFLEDNDGGGSRWNEMSRIWVEAGHRVTVLAGTTHYMKGNLSSLGQKSFVMQTNRNGVKVVRCNVPTSTGNGFIARLLAQFSFVFSATWGGAFYLKGEYDVVLSTSPPLFVGIAGLVISRIKKAKFILEIRDLWPESAVETGVLQSKPLIKAAFRLEKFLYHHAKAVTVLTPAFKTILIHQKNVQSEKIWLIPNAADFTFSDNLDADFDRVAFRKSLGLDHCFIIIYVGAHGIANHLMQLIDAAEILKGTATHFLLIGDGPDKKKLMAQAKHRELGNVTFINTVAKWDIFKYILAADAGTSVLKRTEIFKTVYSNKTFDYFACQKPVLLAIDGISRQLIEDAHAGLYIEPENPGDFAKKVLLYLADPALAELHGRNGYVYASQFFDRAHLAQKYLQYIENMQGTQSQTAP, from the coding sequence ATGAGACAAATGCACATTCTTTTGATCCACCAATATTTTCTTGAAGACAATGATGGCGGCGGGTCGCGGTGGAACGAGATGAGCCGGATTTGGGTCGAAGCGGGGCATAGGGTGACCGTTCTGGCTGGAACAACGCATTATATGAAAGGCAATTTGTCCTCTCTGGGTCAGAAAAGTTTTGTAATGCAGACAAATCGAAATGGAGTGAAAGTTGTTCGCTGTAATGTTCCTACGTCTACCGGTAATGGCTTCATAGCAAGGCTTTTGGCGCAGTTTTCGTTTGTTTTTTCGGCAACTTGGGGTGGAGCTTTTTATTTAAAGGGAGAATATGATGTGGTGCTTTCTACATCGCCGCCTTTGTTTGTGGGCATTGCTGGTTTGGTGATTTCCCGGATTAAAAAAGCTAAGTTCATTCTGGAAATCAGAGACTTATGGCCAGAATCAGCCGTGGAGACGGGTGTTTTGCAAAGTAAGCCATTGATAAAGGCAGCATTTAGGCTTGAAAAGTTTCTGTATCACCATGCAAAAGCCGTTACCGTGCTGACGCCGGCATTCAAAACCATTTTGATACATCAAAAGAATGTTCAGTCCGAAAAAATCTGGCTCATTCCCAATGCGGCTGATTTTACCTTTTCAGATAATCTGGATGCAGATTTTGACAGGGTTGCATTCCGAAAGTCGCTTGGGTTGGACCATTGTTTCATTATTATTTACGTTGGTGCGCACGGCATTGCCAATCATTTGATGCAACTCATCGACGCGGCTGAAATTTTGAAGGGGACTGCCACGCATTTTCTGCTCATTGGCGACGGTCCGGATAAAAAGAAGCTAATGGCCCAGGCAAAGCACAGGGAACTGGGCAATGTTACATTTATCAATACAGTTGCAAAGTGGGACATTTTCAAATACATCCTCGCGGCAGACGCAGGCACTTCTGTTTTGAAACGAACCGAAATTTTTAAAACCGTTTACAGCAACAAGACTTTCGATTATTTCGCCTGCCAAAAACCGGTTTTGCTTGCTATCGATGGGATCTCCAGACAGCTGATTGAGGATGCGCATGCAGGGCTTTACATTGAACCCGAGAATCCGGGTGATTTTGCAAAAAAGGTTTTACTATATCTCGCGGATCCGGCTCTCGCGGAGCTTCATGGTCGCAATGGCTATGTATATGCAAGCCAATTTTTTGACCGTGCGCATTTGGCTCAGAAATACTTGCAATACATTGAAAATATGCAGGGAACGCAGTCTCAAACCGCGCCATAA